A part of Bacillus rossius redtenbacheri isolate Brsri chromosome 1, Brsri_v3, whole genome shotgun sequence genomic DNA contains:
- the LOC134528568 gene encoding methyltransferase N6AMT1, with product METPAYSHLSSEDFRRVYEPAEDTFLLLDALEGEAESLASRRPALCLEVGSGAGLLSAALARLLGAGCACLAVEAAAAACRATAATARANACRVEVVRGDLASALAGDGRVDVLVCNPPYVPTEESPGADPDRLSRAWVGGACGRQVMDRLFPDVPRLLSKQGVFYLLVIMENKPLEIQELMAGYGFQMTVLKDRKIRGEHLVVLKFTRESEV from the exons atgGAGACGCCGGCGTACTCGCACCTCAGCTCTGAGGACTTCCGGCGGGTGTACGAGCCCGCGGAGGACACCTTCCTGCTGCTGGACGCCCTGGAGGGCGAGGCGGAGTCCCTGGCAAGCCGCCGGCCGGCGCTGTGCCTGGAGGTGGGCAGCGGGGCGGGCCTGCTCTCCGCGGCGCTGGCGCGGCTCCTGGGCGCCGGCTGCGCCTGCCTCGCCGTGGAAGCGGCGGCGGCCGCCTGCCGGGCCACGGCGGCGACGGCCCGGGCCAACGCCTGCCGCGTCGAGGTGGTGCGAGGCGACCTGGCCTCCGCGCTGGCCGGCGACGGGCGCGTCGACGTGCTGGTGTGCAACCCCCCCTACGTGCCCACGGAGGAGTCCCCCGGCGCCGACCCCGACCGGCTGAGCCGCGCCTGGGTGGGAGGCGCATGCGGCCGACAG GTGATGGATCGCTTGTTTCCGGATGTCCCACGCCTTCTGTCGAAGCAAGGAGTATTTTATCTACTAGTGATCATGGAGAACAAGCCACTCGAGATCCAGGAGCTGATGGCAGGTTACGGTTTCCAGATGACCGTTCTGAAAGACAGGAAGATCAGAGGGGAACATCTCGTTGTGTTGAAGTTCAcgagagagagtgaagtgtga
- the LOC134528571 gene encoding SNAPIN protein homolog gives MDLDTESTTTSIDDKTEDFGENPTRDTLAEGLMCLLKPTIDQLDDRVRAVRISQVELKQQIDGLSEELKKISDSQACPLEFDAYVRKLMNAKLKVTVVSNILQTAQERLNKVHANILKEAAKRKTLLEPSARAAPLEASQPSIQ, from the exons ATGGATCTCGATACAGAAAGTACAACCACGTCGATTGATGACAAAACAGAAGATTTTGGAGAAAATCCTACGCGTGACACTTTGGCGGAGGGTTTGATGTGTTTATTGAAACCCACTATTGATCAGCTGGATGACAGAGTTCGGGCTGTAAG GATAAGCCAAGTGGAACTGAAACAGCAGATCGATGGTTTGTCCGAGGAACTGAAGAAGATATCGGACAGCCAGGCGTGTCCGCTCGAGTTCGACGCATACGTGCGCAAGCTCATGAACGCCAAGCTGAAAGTGACGGTGGTTAGCAACATTCTGCAGACAGCACAG GAGCGCCTGAACAAGGTCCACGCCAACATCCTGAAGGAGGCCGCGAAGCGCAAGACCCTGCTGGAGCCCTCGGCCAGGGCCGCGCCTCTGGAGGCGTCCCAGCCGTCCATACAGTGA